Proteins found in one Mucilaginibacter gracilis genomic segment:
- a CDS encoding TlpA family protein disulfide reductase: MKTLSKYILIWMLFWGKTVLAGTGYATIHGNLPFAKDGDIVSLEVNKYGIGAFYPNFQQHLECKVKNQSFYFKVKSGKFPLFFYFHCTAWDANQAIRGYYFIEEDDNVRIDDIRVTGYLHFSGKGAKKLNVLYKISEINNFYSSTLPPAKVGEITKYLQSRDSCASNQLNYLNSNKNLLTQNAYNLIKAYIVSQIVGKAGDLNHDFFQHDSIGAVTVLNNYRDNLLHQFYSPLFLMNEQFHYSPALRASIIAKYKLDSCIAVNRPFDVKKCYLYLKNNFKADLRERLVTEMIYDRKDKGVDLSDEISDALGYFKKKDFVFILKKLRAVRLMGGLANNFSLPDTNGVLKHLSDFKGKVVLIDFWYTGCGNCAELYPYLHKVETTFKESPVTFISISVDKSRDTWTKSINRGLYTSNEVVNLYTGGSGNSHPLLVKYQINLYPTLLLIDSDGKLIGNAPDPRLDNGDKLTKLIIKFLK, encoded by the coding sequence ATGAAAACGCTATCTAAATACATACTGATCTGGATGCTTTTTTGGGGTAAAACGGTGCTGGCTGGCACGGGCTATGCTACGATCCATGGTAATCTTCCTTTCGCGAAAGATGGTGACATCGTAAGTTTGGAAGTTAACAAATATGGTATAGGTGCTTTTTATCCTAATTTCCAGCAACACCTTGAATGTAAGGTAAAAAATCAATCTTTTTACTTTAAAGTTAAATCCGGGAAATTTCCATTGTTTTTCTATTTTCATTGTACTGCCTGGGATGCCAATCAAGCTATCAGAGGCTATTATTTTATAGAAGAAGACGATAATGTCCGAATAGACGATATAAGGGTTACAGGTTATTTGCATTTTTCAGGAAAAGGGGCCAAAAAATTAAATGTGCTTTACAAGATTTCCGAGATCAATAATTTTTATAGCTCTACTTTGCCGCCAGCCAAGGTTGGCGAAATAACCAAATACCTTCAATCACGCGATAGCTGTGCATCAAATCAACTAAATTATCTAAATTCTAATAAAAATCTACTTACACAAAATGCCTATAACTTAATAAAAGCCTATATAGTGTCTCAGATTGTTGGTAAAGCCGGCGATCTAAACCACGATTTCTTCCAACACGATTCCATAGGGGCAGTAACTGTATTAAATAATTACAGGGATAATTTATTGCATCAGTTTTATTCTCCGCTATTTTTAATGAATGAACAATTTCACTATTCTCCGGCTTTGCGAGCAAGTATAATAGCAAAGTATAAATTGGATTCATGCATTGCGGTAAATCGGCCATTTGATGTGAAAAAATGTTATCTCTATTTAAAAAATAACTTTAAAGCCGACCTACGTGAAAGATTAGTAACTGAAATGATTTATGATCGAAAAGATAAAGGTGTTGATCTGTCTGACGAAATTAGTGATGCCCTCGGTTATTTTAAAAAAAAGGACTTTGTTTTTATATTAAAGAAACTCAGAGCAGTTCGCCTAATGGGGGGATTAGCCAATAACTTTTCCTTACCGGATACAAATGGAGTATTAAAACACCTTTCAGATTTCAAAGGCAAAGTAGTTTTAATTGACTTTTGGTATACCGGATGTGGTAATTGCGCAGAATTATATCCTTATTTACATAAAGTAGAAACAACTTTCAAAGAAAGTCCTGTCACTTTTATTAGTATAAGCGTTGATAAAAGTCGGGATACGTGGACAAAAAGCATAAATCGTGGACTGTATACTTCCAATGAAGTTGTAAACCTTTATACAGGAGGTAGCGGGAACTCACACCCGCTTTTGGTAAAGTATCAAATTAACCTTTATCCAACTTTGCTTTTAATAGATTCCGACGGTAAACTTATTGGAAATGCACCAGATCCTCGACTGGATAATGGAGACAAACTAACTAAATTGATAATAAAATTTCTTAAATAA
- a CDS encoding RagB/SusD family nutrient uptake outer membrane protein — protein MKKQLKKFTYITLIITTCMSSCKKQDQFLATKPDQALSVPNTLADLRSLEENEAIFNLNEPALGEISSDDFYVLTSYWNNLSTLERNSYIWAKQIYNAGANVSDWSNAYSKVYNANVVLDALPNISYNNSQQDLYNQIKGTALFLRSYAFYDLVQTFAKPYDVITSTSDLGIPLRLSSDLNVKSTRATVKQCYDQILADLKTALPLLPPKITSQTQPSQVSAIALLARIYLATGDYISALKYADACLTQFNTLSDYNTLTTPTTTSINNTFVSEDIYHSTLNNYSILAVRRNVVVDSLLYASYDNNDLRKTKFFAILDGLLQFPRFVGSYDFNGNKYSGLATDEIYLIRAECYARSGNTTAAMSDLNTLLATRWKTGTYVPASAANADDALYRILLERRKELLYRGIRWTDLRRLNKEKRFAISLSRTVDGVSYTLPPNDPRYVLPIPDNEIQLSGIPQNER, from the coding sequence ATGAAAAAGCAACTTAAAAAATTTACATATATAACTCTGATTATTACTACATGCATGTCAAGCTGCAAAAAACAGGATCAGTTTCTGGCGACCAAGCCCGATCAGGCATTATCAGTGCCTAATACTTTGGCAGATTTGCGGTCTTTAGAAGAAAATGAGGCTATATTCAATCTTAATGAGCCAGCATTGGGTGAAATTAGTTCTGATGATTTTTATGTTTTAACCTCATACTGGAATAATTTATCAACGCTCGAAAGAAACAGCTATATCTGGGCGAAACAAATTTATAATGCAGGGGCTAATGTTTCTGACTGGAGCAATGCTTATAGCAAGGTCTACAATGCAAATGTTGTACTCGACGCGCTACCCAATATTTCATATAATAACAGCCAGCAGGATTTGTATAATCAAATTAAGGGAACAGCTCTTTTCTTGCGTTCCTATGCGTTTTATGACCTCGTACAAACATTTGCAAAACCTTATGATGTCATTACTTCGACATCGGACCTTGGTATACCATTGCGATTAAGTTCTGATCTGAATGTTAAGTCTACCAGGGCGACAGTAAAGCAGTGTTATGATCAGATTCTTGCAGACCTAAAAACGGCATTGCCATTATTGCCACCCAAAATAACATCTCAAACACAACCCTCACAGGTTTCTGCAATTGCATTGCTTGCCAGGATTTATTTGGCAACGGGAGATTATATATCGGCTTTAAAATATGCTGACGCCTGTTTAACGCAGTTCAACACCTTATCTGATTATAATACTTTGACCACTCCTACAACAACCTCTATCAATAACACTTTTGTTAGCGAAGATATTTACCATTCGACATTGAATAATTATTCCATATTGGCTGTGCGTAGAAATGTAGTTGTAGATTCCTTACTATACGCTTCTTATGATAACAATGATTTAAGGAAAACAAAATTCTTTGCCATACTTGATGGTCTTCTACAATTCCCACGCTTCGTCGGCTCATACGATTTTAATGGAAATAAATATAGCGGACTTGCAACAGATGAGATCTATCTGATCCGGGCTGAATGTTATGCGCGTTCAGGGAATACAACAGCTGCAATGTCTGATTTGAACACATTATTAGCAACAAGATGGAAAACCGGCACCTATGTTCCTGCCTCAGCGGCGAATGCTGATGACGCGTTATACCGGATTTTACTAGAAAGGCGAAAGGAGTTGTTATACCGGGGCATACGTTGGACTGATCTGCGGCGGCTGAACAAAGAAAAACGTTTTGCGATAAGCCTGAGCCGTACCGTAGATGGAGTTTCCTACACTTTGCCACCAAATGACCCTCGCTACGTATTGCCGATTCCTGACAATGAAATTCAATTAAGTGGTATTCCCCAAAATGAAAGATAA
- a CDS encoding MauE/DoxX family redox-associated membrane protein, protein MKKDIIIVCITALLVALFLYASFSKYFDYAYFQRSMYNQIFPHWMATCLIYTIPPVEIIIAIGLMQERTRLIALYAFFILMALFSIYIAAGLLHVFSKVPCSCGGIIKSFDYGEHLIFNIFFVALSGTAIWLKKSKHWKRKTVNHLHFNNM, encoded by the coding sequence ATGAAGAAAGACATTATCATCGTATGCATTACAGCGCTTCTAGTCGCTCTGTTCCTGTACGCCAGCTTCAGCAAGTACTTTGATTATGCTTATTTTCAGCGTAGCATGTATAATCAGATTTTTCCGCACTGGATGGCGACATGCCTTATTTATACCATCCCACCAGTGGAGATTATCATTGCCATCGGGCTCATGCAGGAACGTACCCGGCTTATAGCGCTTTATGCTTTTTTTATCCTGATGGCTTTGTTTTCAATATACATCGCTGCCGGACTACTACACGTGTTTTCAAAAGTGCCTTGCTCCTGCGGCGGCATCATTAAATCATTTGATTACGGTGAGCATCTAATTTTCAATATATTCTTCGTTGCTCTCTCCGGCACGGCCATCTGGCTAAAAAAAAGCAAGCACTGGAAAAGAAAAACAGTCAATCATCTGCATTTTAATAATATGTAA
- a CDS encoding lanthionine synthetase LanC family protein → MKEQYVNTPVQTEIAPVASGDFNYATVLTKYGLEYQTIGNYLSVGSKSGMQGWVLHISIIRQEMALFMNQFLSNNVPLNFSFTIPANSTIHTRILDGSLGYGEIGKVISIYPPDKKTLTLLANQLIELTKTFAGPVIPGVIHLANNVYTSFNHEFSAERKVKWPFHPIKEKKITKPSRWIGKYLIVSQLKGDAKGNVYKCLNLNNWRNIHWCVVKQGLAHQCTDDFGRTIKDRLEWQYELLQWLTENRISLSKPVEYFEHKNDGYLVIEYIDGINLYDKVNQLHQGQMWIAMPIEARRELIKILLEVVSIVDNFHRLDTIHRDLNPGNFLVRMDGTVVGIDIELAHDEGPDSPKPPFTLGTPGYISPQQLQLNPAGIEDDYFGLGALMLKVFTGISPSKFTGNKEEDIFKSMKFFTDNNAIASMISRSLVNNPQSRPKIKSMRHTLSAYDALLLTNLKTKSPEPQIKIHGNENTEIKELIQKGLNALAHPIMMDQFGYWISKNAETGNAIANEFRGYESLNGFANGAGGILYILANAGKLGFDLKALNIPIQRNSERLEASAAQTESGDSGLFYGSSGNSVALCALINAGVLEKNIHYHNQIYQGLTKPSNGVNLATGSSGRGLAMIYCASHTQQQLYEQELHSIVSDLLKEQQSDGSWIIKKHQSDKKGIKLLGFSYGIAGIVYFLLMYYSKYNDEKVKKAIFTALSWLLKQLVSSNGHLLWPLNSKNGVIEPWFEYGFTGVALTFIKAYEIFKENTFKVAATEALASHPKFICSNYITVNNGLAGLGHVYIEAYKAFKDEDWRDRARYIVYYLMHCRKTETDGITYWQEGNFTQPSASYMYGNAGIINFLMHYTQSKKINWSLFNF, encoded by the coding sequence ATGAAAGAGCAATATGTCAATACACCAGTTCAAACTGAAATTGCACCTGTGGCAAGTGGTGATTTTAATTATGCCACCGTTTTGACAAAGTACGGATTGGAATACCAAACGATTGGTAATTATCTATCGGTCGGCAGCAAAAGCGGGATGCAGGGATGGGTATTGCATATTTCTATTATCCGGCAAGAGATGGCCTTATTCATGAATCAATTTTTAAGCAACAATGTTCCTTTAAATTTTTCATTTACCATCCCGGCTAACAGTACTATACATACCAGGATTTTGGATGGAAGCCTTGGCTATGGTGAAATTGGAAAAGTAATCTCCATTTATCCCCCCGATAAAAAGACTTTAACATTACTTGCTAACCAGTTGATCGAATTAACCAAAACTTTTGCAGGGCCGGTAATACCTGGTGTCATTCACCTGGCCAATAACGTATATACCAGCTTTAATCATGAGTTTTCGGCTGAACGGAAAGTAAAGTGGCCATTCCATCCCATAAAAGAAAAAAAGATCACCAAACCGAGTCGCTGGATTGGCAAATATTTAATCGTTTCTCAATTAAAAGGCGATGCAAAAGGCAATGTATATAAATGCTTAAATCTGAATAACTGGAGAAACATACACTGGTGCGTAGTTAAACAAGGCTTAGCGCACCAATGCACGGATGATTTCGGCAGGACTATAAAAGACCGGTTGGAATGGCAATATGAACTACTGCAATGGTTGACAGAAAATCGAATTTCATTGTCAAAGCCTGTAGAATATTTCGAGCATAAGAATGATGGTTACCTGGTCATCGAATATATAGATGGTATAAACCTTTATGATAAGGTTAACCAGCTCCATCAAGGGCAGATGTGGATCGCGATGCCCATCGAAGCCAGGCGCGAATTAATAAAAATCCTTTTAGAGGTAGTTTCAATTGTTGATAATTTTCACAGACTGGATACGATTCACCGCGATCTTAATCCGGGGAATTTCTTAGTACGTATGGACGGTACTGTTGTTGGTATAGATATTGAACTTGCGCATGATGAAGGCCCTGATTCGCCGAAGCCTCCCTTTACTTTGGGTACCCCAGGCTATATTTCTCCTCAGCAATTGCAATTGAATCCCGCAGGTATTGAAGATGATTATTTTGGGTTGGGCGCTTTGATGCTCAAAGTTTTTACAGGGATATCCCCCTCGAAATTTACGGGCAATAAGGAGGAAGACATTTTCAAGTCCATGAAATTCTTCACGGATAACAATGCGATAGCATCCATGATCAGCAGATCCCTGGTCAACAATCCGCAATCAAGACCTAAAATCAAGTCCATGCGCCATACGTTGTCAGCCTATGATGCATTATTATTAACCAACTTAAAAACCAAATCTCCGGAACCCCAAATTAAAATTCACGGGAACGAGAATACTGAAATAAAAGAACTAATTCAAAAAGGGTTAAATGCCCTGGCACATCCTATCATGATGGATCAGTTTGGTTATTGGATTAGCAAAAATGCTGAAACGGGCAATGCCATAGCAAACGAATTTCGCGGTTATGAATCTCTCAATGGGTTTGCCAATGGAGCCGGGGGCATACTTTACATACTTGCCAATGCCGGGAAATTGGGGTTTGATCTTAAGGCATTAAATATTCCTATCCAAAGAAATTCAGAACGCCTGGAAGCAAGCGCCGCTCAAACCGAGAGTGGTGACTCTGGCTTGTTTTACGGAAGTTCAGGCAACTCGGTGGCCTTATGCGCCTTGATCAATGCCGGTGTTTTGGAGAAAAATATCCACTATCATAATCAAATTTATCAAGGCCTTACTAAACCGTCCAACGGTGTTAACCTAGCCACCGGGAGTTCGGGACGTGGATTGGCAATGATATACTGTGCGTCTCATACCCAACAACAATTATATGAGCAGGAGTTACATTCAATAGTTTCAGATTTACTGAAAGAACAGCAATCTGATGGATCGTGGATAATTAAAAAACATCAATCCGACAAAAAGGGAATCAAGCTTTTAGGCTTTTCTTACGGGATAGCAGGTATAGTTTATTTCTTATTGATGTATTATTCAAAATACAATGATGAAAAAGTCAAGAAGGCAATTTTCACAGCACTGTCCTGGCTTTTAAAACAACTGGTTTCATCAAACGGCCACTTGCTATGGCCGCTAAATTCAAAAAATGGGGTAATCGAGCCTTGGTTTGAATATGGCTTTACCGGGGTGGCTTTAACTTTTATAAAGGCTTATGAGATATTTAAAGAAAATACATTTAAAGTGGCCGCTACCGAGGCACTGGCAAGCCACCCTAAATTTATATGCAGCAATTACATCACTGTGAATAATGGGCTGGCGGGCTTGGGACACGTTTATATTGAAGCATATAAAGCGTTTAAGGATGAAGACTGGAGAGATCGCGCCAGGTACATTGTGTATTATTTAATGCACTGCCGCAAGACCGAAACAGATGGAATTACTTATTGGCAGGAAGGGAACTTTACCCAGCCTTCTGCCAGTTACATGTACGGGAATGCAGGCATTATAAACTTTCTCATGCACTATACCCAATCTAAAAAGATCAATTGGTCATTGTTTAATTTTTAG
- a CDS encoding helix-turn-helix transcriptional regulator, with translation MEKMQRPILLKFKSEHKIISKISQDFLKKVRYRVGHGEKELIEIKEGTIYSQRHNHYLFFIEIIELRLTEELDMSYLVHNPALFLFFMLHGNVSFSLTDGNAVAEADKGVCYPTYNKPGEFFANFPKGLHYLFYISTRPGWLKNHLDDYPYFREFMNGFEHNTDLYSHLPQYPIIEPMRKFLRELYKINPASPRSLEIGITNNCMGLFEEYHRMLESGKNLKSESPREIIISIREHIDKHFTNEDIANLTLLAERFPLSDRSIRRLFSKEMQHSIRDYVEILRVNYGHELLRKTRLKVKEIAFKTGFKHPHYFTKVYKKHFDFTPKEARRRKF, from the coding sequence ATGGAAAAGATGCAAAGGCCGATCTTACTAAAATTCAAATCAGAGCATAAAATAATTTCAAAAATCAGCCAAGACTTTCTTAAGAAAGTTCGTTATAGAGTTGGTCATGGAGAAAAAGAATTAATCGAAATTAAAGAGGGAACAATTTATTCCCAAAGACATAACCATTATCTTTTTTTTATAGAAATTATCGAACTTCGGCTAACAGAGGAACTTGATATGAGTTATCTCGTTCACAATCCGGCATTATTCTTATTCTTTATGTTACACGGGAATGTTAGCTTTTCGTTAACTGACGGCAATGCCGTCGCAGAGGCTGATAAGGGAGTATGCTATCCCACATACAATAAGCCAGGCGAATTTTTTGCCAATTTCCCCAAAGGACTACACTATCTGTTTTATATATCTACAAGACCCGGCTGGCTCAAAAATCACCTGGACGATTATCCATATTTCCGTGAATTCATGAACGGATTTGAACATAATACAGATCTGTACAGCCATTTGCCGCAATATCCTATTATTGAGCCCATGCGAAAGTTTTTACGCGAGTTATATAAAATAAATCCTGCCAGCCCGCGTAGTCTTGAAATTGGTATTACTAACAATTGCATGGGGCTTTTTGAGGAATATCATCGAATGCTCGAGTCAGGTAAAAACCTGAAAAGCGAAAGTCCCAGAGAAATCATTATCTCGATCAGAGAACATATTGATAAACATTTTACCAATGAGGATATTGCGAATTTAACCTTGCTTGCAGAACGTTTTCCTTTATCTGACCGAAGCATCAGGCGGCTATTTTCCAAGGAAATGCAACATTCGATACGTGACTATGTCGAGATTTTACGGGTGAATTACGGGCATGAATTGTTGCGGAAAACAAGGTTAAAGGTTAAAGAAATCGCCTTCAAAACAGGTTTTAAACACCCTCACTATTTTACAAAAGTTTACAAAAAACATTTTGATTTTACTCCCAAAGAGGCCCGTAGACGCAAATTTTAA
- a CDS encoding peptidase domain-containing ABC transporter codes for MKVKFCPQHDQMDCGPACLVMIASAYKKEYALQTIRERSFLTKEGVSLLGISDAARSIGFEPTSVKVPLEHLKNLPLPCILHWKQNHFVVLYEIKQQKFSNRYLFKIADPGYGLISLNQENFLKSWAGEYEKGIALILEPSTNFTNYNPPKISNPNILNLLTYLKPFKKQVFNMSLCLLLGSLITVMFPFLTQYLVDKGVTAKNQNFVTLLLLGELVLFGGLVSIEIIRNRILLYVATKVNIEILSAFLSKLLSLPLRFFDTKLTGDFIQRVQDHDRIEHFLTSQSLLTLFSLITFSAFFGVMAYYDIEILLVYLILTALSILWIKLFLNRRRILDYYKFQQRSENQEAIYEIIKGVTEIKLNQFETYKKKNWEKIQQKLFEINLRIQKTDQYQLSGFELINQFKNILITFLAATAVIKGKLSLGSMLSISFITGQMNAPITQFVNFIRSLQDAKLSMERLNSVQNLEAEDAQIRPDTDGKLTNSNSGISIKNLSFQYEGPMSPYVLKNIDLFIPHGKITAIVGASGSGKSTLLKLLLKFYEPTSGCISLDNCPYEDISISYFRKNFGVVMQDGFIFSDTIERNIATSEEAIDQDKLNKAVKISNIKDFIESLPLKYKTKIGDAGNGISGGQKQRILIARVAYKDPSLILFDEATSSLDANNEKVIMDNLNDFFVNKTVIIIAHRLSTVKNADQIIVLDDGEIVEIGNHHLLTNKKGKYYELVKNQLELGN; via the coding sequence TTGAAAGTTAAGTTTTGCCCCCAGCATGACCAGATGGATTGCGGCCCTGCATGTTTGGTCATGATTGCAAGTGCTTATAAAAAGGAATACGCTCTTCAAACAATTAGGGAGCGTTCCTTTTTAACAAAGGAGGGTGTCAGTTTACTTGGCATTTCGGATGCAGCCCGATCAATTGGGTTCGAGCCCACTTCTGTAAAAGTTCCTTTAGAACACTTAAAAAACCTGCCCCTGCCTTGTATCTTACACTGGAAGCAGAATCATTTTGTTGTTTTATATGAAATAAAGCAACAAAAATTCTCAAATCGTTATTTATTCAAAATTGCAGATCCCGGATATGGTCTTATTTCCTTAAATCAAGAAAACTTTCTAAAATCCTGGGCTGGTGAGTATGAAAAAGGTATCGCTTTGATTTTAGAACCATCAACTAATTTTACTAACTACAACCCTCCTAAGATTTCAAATCCTAATATTTTAAATTTACTTACATATTTAAAACCATTTAAAAAACAGGTTTTTAATATGTCTCTTTGCCTATTATTAGGAAGTTTGATCACCGTGATGTTTCCTTTTCTAACTCAATACCTGGTAGATAAAGGCGTGACAGCCAAGAATCAAAACTTTGTCACCTTACTTCTTTTAGGTGAGTTGGTGCTTTTCGGAGGATTAGTTTCAATTGAAATTATAAGAAACAGAATATTACTCTATGTTGCTACAAAAGTGAATATAGAAATTTTATCAGCTTTTCTTAGTAAACTTTTAAGTCTTCCGTTGAGGTTTTTCGATACAAAACTAACTGGTGACTTTATTCAGCGAGTACAAGATCATGATAGAATAGAACACTTTCTTACTTCACAAAGTTTGTTGACGCTATTTTCCTTGATTACGTTTTCGGCTTTCTTTGGAGTCATGGCTTATTACGATATAGAAATTCTACTCGTTTATTTGATCCTTACGGCCCTCTCCATTCTTTGGATCAAGCTATTTTTAAACCGAAGGCGAATACTGGACTATTACAAATTTCAGCAGAGGAGTGAAAATCAAGAGGCAATTTATGAAATCATAAAAGGTGTAACAGAGATTAAACTAAATCAGTTTGAAACCTACAAAAAGAAAAACTGGGAAAAAATTCAACAGAAGCTATTTGAAATAAATCTAAGAATACAGAAGACGGATCAATATCAACTTTCTGGATTTGAACTTATCAATCAATTTAAGAACATCTTAATAACATTTTTAGCTGCAACAGCAGTAATTAAGGGAAAATTATCTTTAGGGAGCATGTTAAGCATTTCATTTATAACCGGCCAGATGAATGCTCCCATTACCCAGTTTGTAAATTTTATACGGTCGTTACAGGATGCTAAACTTAGCATGGAACGGCTCAACAGTGTACAAAATTTAGAAGCAGAGGACGCTCAAATAAGGCCTGATACAGACGGAAAACTAACCAACTCCAATAGTGGAATCTCTATAAAAAACCTATCATTTCAATATGAAGGTCCAATGTCTCCATATGTTTTAAAGAATATAGACTTATTCATTCCCCACGGTAAGATAACTGCGATTGTCGGGGCCAGTGGCAGTGGCAAATCGACCTTACTTAAGCTCTTGCTGAAGTTTTATGAGCCAACAAGTGGATGCATTTCTCTTGATAACTGCCCTTATGAAGATATTTCAATTTCATATTTTAGAAAAAACTTTGGTGTTGTTATGCAGGACGGTTTTATCTTTTCAGATACTATAGAACGGAATATAGCTACAAGTGAGGAAGCAATAGATCAGGACAAGCTTAATAAAGCTGTCAAAATAAGTAATATTAAAGATTTTATTGAATCGTTACCATTGAAATATAAGACTAAGATAGGCGATGCAGGAAACGGAATATCAGGAGGTCAGAAACAAAGAATTTTAATAGCTCGGGTAGCCTACAAAGACCCTTCACTTATCTTATTTGATGAAGCAACAAGCTCATTAGATGCAAATAATGAAAAAGTCATCATGGATAACCTTAATGATTTTTTTGTAAACAAAACGGTTATAATTATTGCTCACCGTCTTAGCACCGTTAAAAATGCAGACCAAATAATTGTTTTGGATGATGGTGAAATCGTTGAAATTGGCAATCATCATTTGTTGACAAATAAAAAAGGCAAATACTACGAACTCGTAAAAAATCAACTTGAATTAGGGAATTAA